A DNA window from Tenuifilaceae bacterium CYCD contains the following coding sequences:
- the ruvB gene encoding Holliday junction ATP-dependent DNA helicase RuvB, with protein MSQSDFLRNDRELRDNEFEGKIRPSQFEQFKGQEDIVKNLSIFVQAAKLRGEALDHVLLHGPPGLGKTTLANIISNELSVNIKTTSGPILEKPGDLAGLLTNLDKFDILFIDEIHRLSPVVEEYLYSAMEDYKIDIIIDKGPSARSIQIELNPFTLIGATTRSGLLTSPLRARFGINFHLEYYNSEVIVNIIKRSSKILGISIDEDAAIEISLRSRGTPRIANALLRRVRDFAQVIGDGNIDHLIAVHALDSLKIDSRGLDEMDNKILRTLINKFKGGPVGINTIATAIGEDSGTIEDVYEPFLIKEGFLKRTPRGREVTDLTYKHLKIDRFPEQGSLF; from the coding sequence ATGAGTCAATCTGATTTTTTAAGAAACGATAGAGAGTTAAGGGATAATGAGTTTGAAGGAAAGATAAGACCTTCACAATTTGAGCAATTCAAGGGTCAGGAAGATATTGTAAAGAATCTTTCAATTTTTGTACAAGCTGCTAAGTTAAGAGGCGAAGCTTTAGATCATGTTTTGCTTCATGGACCTCCTGGATTAGGAAAAACAACCCTGGCTAACATTATCTCTAATGAGTTATCGGTAAATATTAAAACTACATCTGGACCAATATTAGAAAAACCAGGCGATTTAGCCGGTTTATTAACTAACCTTGATAAGTTTGATATTCTTTTTATTGATGAAATTCATCGGCTAAGTCCTGTTGTTGAAGAGTATTTATACTCAGCAATGGAGGATTATAAGATTGACATCATTATTGATAAAGGACCTAGTGCGCGAAGCATTCAAATTGAGTTGAATCCTTTTACATTAATTGGTGCTACTACACGTAGCGGTTTACTGACAAGTCCTTTGCGGGCACGATTTGGCATTAATTTTCATTTGGAATACTATAATTCAGAGGTTATTGTTAATATAATTAAACGATCTTCTAAAATTTTAGGTATTTCAATAGATGAAGATGCTGCCATTGAAATTTCGTTAAGAAGTAGAGGCACTCCCCGAATTGCTAATGCATTGTTAAGAAGAGTGAGAGATTTTGCTCAGGTTATAGGTGATGGAAATATCGATCATTTAATAGCTGTTCATGCCTTAGATTCTTTAAAGATCGATTCTCGTGGGTTAGATGAAATGGATAATAAAATTCTTCGAACATTAATCAATAAGTTTAAAGGAGGACCTGTTGGTATTAATACAATTGCAACTGCAATAGGAGAGGATTCAGGAACTATTGAAGACGTTTATGAACCTTTCTTAATTAAAGAGGGATTCTTGAAAAGAACCCCTCGCGGACGTGAAGTAACGGATTTAACTTATAAACATTTAAAAATTGATAGATTTCCAGAACAAGGATCCTTATTTTGA
- a CDS encoding membrane protein, translated as MIFAKNTQAQIDSTKTEKDTAKRYFVVLPIAFYGEETNVGFGASGGYYYKNGDNKISSIQGSAVYTLKNQVSLSVLPKIYTSTRDFYYSGHLKLNYYPDKFFGIGRNTNDSLEENFTSKDFSLLLQRQRMLFGVIMMGAQAQVNYYHVADIQKDGLLAKGVVGMNDKLTTGLGLLLTWDNRDNMFYPTDGEFYKASLLVYSKIFGSDLDFTKLTIDLRNFYALGAKHVFALQVYGDLSWGDTPFQMMPALGGSDILRGYYKGRYRDKMMICAQAEYRFPIYKWLKGAAFASAGDVAPDIETFDISKSKVSYGAGLRARVNPVNVHLRFDVAFTRDREPAFYFTASEAF; from the coding sequence TTGATATTTGCTAAGAATACTCAAGCTCAGATTGATTCAACCAAAACGGAAAAGGATACAGCCAAAAGATATTTTGTTGTTTTACCTATTGCATTTTATGGCGAGGAAACTAACGTTGGTTTTGGAGCATCGGGAGGTTATTACTATAAAAATGGTGATAATAAGATTTCGAGCATTCAGGGCAGTGCGGTTTATACCTTAAAAAATCAAGTTAGTCTGTCGGTGCTTCCCAAAATATACACATCAACAAGGGACTTTTACTATTCGGGACATTTAAAGTTGAACTACTATCCCGATAAATTTTTTGGAATAGGAAGAAATACTAACGATTCTTTAGAGGAAAACTTCACCTCGAAAGACTTTTCATTATTGCTGCAACGACAGAGAATGCTATTTGGGGTTATAATGATGGGAGCACAGGCGCAAGTTAATTACTACCATGTGGCAGATATCCAAAAAGATGGCCTTCTTGCCAAGGGGGTGGTTGGGATGAACGATAAGTTGACAACGGGGCTGGGGCTTTTGTTAACATGGGATAACCGAGATAATATGTTTTATCCAACCGATGGGGAGTTTTACAAAGCCTCGCTTTTGGTTTACAGCAAAATATTCGGTAGTGATCTTGATTTTACCAAGTTAACAATTGACCTAAGAAATTTCTATGCGCTTGGAGCAAAACACGTATTTGCATTGCAGGTATACGGAGATTTATCGTGGGGTGATACTCCTTTTCAGATGATGCCAGCGTTGGGCGGTAGCGATATTCTTAGGGGATACTACAAAGGCCGGTACAGAGATAAAATGATGATTTGCGCTCAGGCAGAATATCGTTTTCCTATATATAAATGGTTAAAAGGAGCGGCATTTGCATCGGCAGGAGACGTTGCGCCCGATATTGAAACTTTCGATATATCCAAATCAAAAGTTTCATACGGAGCAGGTTTGCGAGCACGAGTAAACCCCGTGAATGTTCACCTGCGCTTTGATGTTGCTTTTACACGGGATAGAGAACCTGCGTTTTACTTTACAGCGTCGGAGGCGTTTTAG
- a CDS encoding polysaccharide biosynthesis protein — translation MSSVKQLFSQSVFYGLSTVLPKLLNFLLVFVHTYFFKDASNYGIVNELYAYLTILLIILTFGLETGFFRFVSKSYDKEKVYSTLFYFLLFTSILASSIFFVFSSRIANALGSVYDSSYIYTLGLIISLDALMAIPFAKLRIENRPILFSSIKLFGVFVNILLNVFFYVILTPEQHQQLFPNINPIYFIFFSNLVQNVLTLVVLLVFTRVPKFQFDFSLLKTILRYSFPLLIAGMAGTANESFDRIFLKYILPEESNPLYQIGIYSANFKLAVLLVLFTQMYRFAAEPFFFNNQDKEDSVQVFGKAMKYFVIFCSLIFLFVTFNLPIFKYYIGPSYRSGLLIVPILLIANILNGTFFNLSFWYKLTDKTVYGIKYTVIGASITILSNFILIPIIGIYGAALSRVFTYGFMNFLSYRDGKKSGLISFDTTNLKKYVILFITILVISTILIFTKPIFAVVFINLALLFFVYIFIKTEKINVPYLNRFIKI, via the coding sequence ATGTCGTCAGTTAAGCAACTTTTTTCGCAATCTGTGTTTTATGGATTAAGTACAGTCTTACCAAAACTTCTTAATTTTTTACTCGTTTTTGTTCATACTTATTTTTTTAAGGATGCCTCCAATTATGGAATTGTCAATGAATTGTATGCTTACTTAACTATTTTGCTTATCATTTTAACTTTTGGGCTTGAAACAGGATTTTTCCGTTTTGTTTCAAAAAGTTACGATAAGGAGAAGGTTTACTCTACGTTATTTTACTTTTTACTTTTTACATCAATATTAGCCTCTTCCATTTTCTTTGTATTCTCAAGCAGAATAGCCAATGCTCTAGGTAGTGTTTATGACTCTTCCTACATTTATACATTAGGGTTGATCATTTCTCTTGATGCCTTAATGGCTATACCCTTTGCCAAACTTAGAATTGAGAATCGTCCTATTCTGTTTTCCTCGATAAAACTTTTTGGTGTTTTTGTTAATATCCTACTGAATGTTTTCTTCTATGTCATTCTCACACCTGAGCAACATCAGCAATTGTTTCCCAATATCAATCCTATTTACTTTATCTTTTTCTCTAACCTTGTTCAGAATGTTTTAACTCTTGTTGTTTTGTTAGTTTTCACTCGAGTTCCTAAGTTTCAATTCGATTTTTCTTTGCTTAAGACTATTTTAAGATACTCTTTTCCATTGTTGATTGCAGGAATGGCAGGTACAGCAAATGAGTCCTTCGATAGAATTTTTCTTAAGTATATTTTACCCGAAGAGAGCAACCCCCTTTATCAGATCGGTATTTATAGTGCCAATTTCAAGTTAGCCGTTCTCCTTGTTCTCTTTACTCAAATGTATCGTTTTGCAGCAGAGCCTTTTTTCTTTAATAATCAAGATAAGGAAGATTCGGTACAGGTTTTTGGCAAGGCAATGAAGTATTTTGTAATATTCTGTTCTCTTATTTTTCTATTCGTTACATTCAATCTTCCGATTTTCAAATATTACATTGGACCTTCGTATCGCTCTGGTTTACTTATTGTTCCTATTTTGCTGATTGCCAATATTTTAAATGGAACTTTTTTTAATCTATCCTTTTGGTATAAGTTGACAGATAAAACTGTATATGGTATAAAGTACACTGTTATAGGAGCTTCCATTACTATTCTTTCCAATTTTATACTTATACCTATAATTGGGATTTATGGAGCAGCCTTGTCTAGGGTTTTTACCTATGGTTTTATGAACTTTTTGAGTTATCGCGATGGAAAAAAATCTGGTTTAATCTCGTTCGATACAACCAACTTAAAAAAATATGTCATTTTGTTTATAACTATACTTGTTATTTCAACCATTCTAATTTTCACAAAACCTATTTTTGCAGTTGTATTCATAAATTTAGCATTGTTGTTTTTTGTTTATATTTTTATCAAGACTGAAAAAATTAATGTTCCCTATTTAAATAGGTTTATTAAGATTTAA
- a CDS encoding Xaa-Pro aminopeptidase encodes MFEKQIYIDRRLKLRKKIKSGIAIIMGNTESPMNYPGNTFRFRQDSSFLYFFGLDVPNLIGIIDIEDGKDCLYGDDFDIDDIIWMGPQPKLKELGEKVGVLSTHPLKELNTTISRAIRHGRRIHIIPPYRAENILTLERLLGINQSFIKTYTSVELIKAIVSLRSIKEACEIEEIEKACAIGYKMHTTAMKMAKISALEREIAGAIEGIAIGNGTMPSFPIILSQNGETLHNHDHSQILQQGRLLLVDAGAESVSHYASDNTRTMPVGGKFTQQQKDIYNIVLAANNKAIEISKPGMLYLDVHKASARAVVEGLSALGIMKGNIDDAVENGAHALFYPHGLGHMMGLDVHDMEDLGENFVGYDDEVSRSDQFGTAYLRCARRLQPGFVLTVEPGIYFIPALIEKWKSEKINESFINYAKLADYANFGGIRLEDDILITDKGCRILGQRIPITVDEVESTMM; translated from the coding sequence ATGTTTGAAAAGCAAATTTATATCGACCGTAGATTAAAACTACGAAAGAAAATTAAATCGGGAATTGCCATTATTATGGGCAATACCGAAAGTCCGATGAACTACCCAGGAAATACTTTTCGTTTCCGTCAGGATAGTAGTTTCCTTTACTTCTTCGGGCTTGATGTTCCTAATCTCATTGGTATCATTGATATCGAGGATGGTAAAGATTGCCTTTACGGCGATGATTTCGATATCGATGATATTATTTGGATGGGCCCTCAGCCAAAGCTTAAAGAACTGGGCGAAAAAGTTGGTGTTCTCTCAACACATCCTCTTAAAGAGTTAAACACTACCATTTCAAGGGCAATTCGACATGGGAGAAGAATTCATATCATTCCTCCTTATCGCGCCGAGAATATCTTAACACTTGAGCGTTTACTGGGTATCAACCAATCCTTCATAAAAACCTACACCTCAGTAGAGCTTATAAAGGCTATTGTTAGCCTGAGATCTATTAAGGAGGCCTGCGAGATTGAGGAAATTGAAAAGGCATGCGCCATTGGGTATAAGATGCACACCACTGCAATGAAAATGGCTAAGATTAGTGCACTTGAACGTGAAATTGCAGGAGCGATAGAGGGAATTGCAATTGGCAATGGAACAATGCCTTCGTTCCCGATAATTCTTTCGCAGAATGGCGAAACCCTTCACAATCATGATCACTCTCAAATTCTCCAGCAAGGTCGTTTGTTGTTGGTTGATGCCGGAGCAGAATCCGTTTCACACTATGCTTCGGATAACACCCGAACCATGCCCGTAGGAGGTAAGTTCACTCAGCAACAAAAAGACATCTACAACATTGTTTTGGCAGCCAATAACAAGGCAATAGAAATATCGAAGCCCGGTATGCTTTACCTCGATGTTCATAAAGCCTCGGCTCGCGCTGTAGTGGAAGGATTGTCGGCATTAGGAATAATGAAAGGCAACATTGATGACGCTGTTGAAAATGGTGCCCATGCTCTTTTCTACCCTCACGGTCTTGGTCATATGATGGGATTAGATGTACACGATATGGAAGATTTAGGCGAAAACTTTGTTGGCTACGATGACGAGGTCTCCCGTTCCGATCAATTCGGTACAGCCTACCTCCGTTGTGCCCGTCGCCTGCAACCAGGATTTGTTCTCACTGTAGAGCCTGGCATCTACTTTATCCCAGCGCTTATCGAAAAGTGGAAATCGGAGAAAATTAACGAGTCGTTCATTAACTACGCCAAACTAGCCGATTACGCCAACTTTGGAGGAATTCGCCTGGAGGACGACATTCTAATCACCGATAAGGGTTGCAGAATTCTAGGACAACGCATTCCTATCACCGTTGACGAAGTTGAATCGACTATGATGTAA
- the pheS gene encoding phenylalanine--tRNA ligase alpha subunit codes for MLQRIESIREEIKKLNPVNQDDVEKIRIFLLGKKGLITLLFEDFRNVSKEEKKNLGQVINTLKNEAQEKIDNWKQSLGSSSKRETNIDLTLNEPNQEFGTRHPISLIKNELYETFKKLGFTIYEGPEIEDDWHVFSALNFPEEHPARDMQDTFFIEKNPDILLRTHTSSVQVRSMEREKLPIRVVCPGRVFRNEAISARAHCIFHQIEGLYIDKNVSFADLKQTLLYFAREIFGEETQIRLRPSFFPFTEPSAEMDVSCKLCGGKGCSVCKYTGWLEVLGCGMVDPNVLELNNIDSKVYSGFAFGMGLERIAMLKYGVKDLRLYFENDVRFLNQFKKY; via the coding sequence ATGTTACAAAGAATAGAGAGCATTAGGGAAGAGATAAAGAAGTTAAATCCTGTAAACCAGGACGATGTTGAAAAAATAAGAATTTTTCTTTTAGGAAAAAAGGGACTTATAACTTTGCTTTTCGAAGACTTTAGGAATGTTAGTAAGGAAGAAAAGAAAAATCTAGGACAAGTAATCAATACCCTTAAGAACGAGGCTCAAGAAAAAATTGACAATTGGAAACAATCGCTTGGCTCTTCTTCAAAAAGGGAAACTAATATTGACTTAACGCTTAACGAACCAAATCAAGAGTTTGGAACTCGTCATCCAATTTCTCTGATAAAGAATGAACTTTACGAAACCTTCAAAAAACTAGGTTTTACTATATATGAAGGACCAGAAATTGAGGATGATTGGCACGTATTCTCTGCTTTAAACTTTCCGGAAGAACATCCCGCAAGAGATATGCAGGATACATTCTTCATTGAAAAGAATCCAGACATATTACTTAGAACTCATACTTCTTCTGTTCAGGTTAGAAGTATGGAACGTGAAAAACTTCCTATTAGGGTGGTTTGTCCTGGTAGAGTTTTCAGAAACGAAGCAATTTCTGCTAGAGCACACTGTATATTCCATCAAATTGAAGGGCTTTACATTGATAAGAATGTTTCTTTCGCCGATTTAAAACAAACCTTACTGTACTTCGCAAGAGAGATTTTTGGTGAAGAAACACAAATAAGACTTCGTCCTTCGTTCTTTCCTTTCACAGAACCTTCAGCTGAAATGGATGTAAGCTGCAAACTTTGCGGTGGTAAAGGATGCTCAGTTTGTAAGTATACAGGATGGCTTGAGGTTTTGGGTTGCGGAATGGTTGACCCTAATGTTTTGGAATTAAACAATATAGACAGTAAAGTTTACTCAGGCTTTGCTTTTGGCATGGGATTAGAAAGAATAGCAATGCTTAAATATGGAGTAAAAGACTTACGACTTTACTTTGAGAATGATGTTAGATTTTTGAATCAATTCAAAAAATACTAA
- a CDS encoding Crp/Fnr family transcriptional regulator gives MREGNTFQCKTCACSSISVFRSLKSEELELLEAKLKCNSYKKGDILYREGSRITGCYCIQSGVLKIYKTGIDEKPQIVAFAIPGDITGYRSVLSNEAACTTVEVLEDAEICFIPSEIIFSLIKNNSDFALSLIQLTCKELDQANIYIKDIAQKTVRERLAEMLLMLFDTFKIDSEGYIKINLTREDLSSLVGTATESVIRILSEFKSEGLIELKGKKIKIINIKKMKLISDSIF, from the coding sequence ATGAGAGAAGGTAATACATTTCAATGTAAAACCTGTGCTTGTTCTTCAATATCGGTTTTCAGATCTCTTAAAAGTGAAGAACTCGAATTGTTGGAAGCTAAGCTAAAGTGTAATTCATACAAAAAGGGCGACATTCTATACAGAGAAGGAAGCAGAATAACCGGTTGCTACTGCATTCAAAGTGGGGTACTAAAAATATATAAAACAGGAATCGACGAAAAACCTCAAATTGTTGCTTTTGCCATTCCGGGAGATATTACCGGTTACAGATCGGTACTAAGTAATGAAGCTGCATGTACAACTGTAGAAGTATTGGAAGACGCTGAAATATGCTTTATTCCATCGGAAATAATATTTTCGCTCATAAAGAATAATTCAGATTTTGCACTATCATTAATTCAACTGACCTGCAAAGAACTAGACCAAGCTAACATCTATATTAAGGATATTGCTCAAAAAACTGTTAGAGAAAGACTAGCCGAAATGCTTCTTATGCTTTTCGATACTTTTAAAATAGATAGTGAAGGCTATATCAAAATTAACCTAACACGAGAAGATCTATCAAGTTTAGTTGGAACAGCAACAGAATCTGTGATAAGAATCCTTAGTGAATTCAAATCTGAAGGTTTAATAGAACTAAAAGGGAAAAAAATTAAAATAATAAACATCAAAAAAATGAAGTTAATTTCCGACTCGATATTCTAA
- the dut gene encoding deoxyuridine 5'-triphosphate nucleotidohydrolase, giving the protein MITVKIKNESLYPNPSYSTEHSSGMDLRANISESITIKPLERVLVKTGLYLEIPEGFEAQIRPRSGLALKKGITVLNTPGTIDADYRGEVGVILINLSSEPFVIEPGERICQMVFAKYEKAIFDNVQFVSDTIRGAGGFGHTGVK; this is encoded by the coding sequence ATGATAACTGTAAAAATTAAGAACGAATCACTTTATCCAAATCCGTCATATTCTACTGAGCATAGTAGTGGAATGGATCTACGAGCCAATATTTCAGAAAGTATTACCATTAAACCACTCGAAAGAGTTTTGGTTAAAACAGGATTATATCTCGAAATTCCTGAAGGATTCGAAGCGCAAATTCGTCCTCGTAGCGGGTTAGCTTTGAAAAAAGGAATAACTGTCCTAAATACTCCAGGAACCATTGATGCCGATTATAGGGGAGAGGTTGGTGTTATATTGATCAACCTTAGTTCTGAACCTTTTGTTATAGAACCAGGCGAGCGTATTTGTCAGATGGTATTTGCTAAGTACGAAAAAGCTATTTTTGATAATGTTCAATTTGTTTCCGATACCATTCGGGGTGCTGGTGGGTTTGGACATACTGGTGTTAAATGA
- a CDS encoding peptidyl-prolyl cis-trans isomerase, with protein sequence MKRLVAIVLIAFLASCSKYDKNFHHAKIETEYGNIVVKLYNSTPNHTNNFVKLVDEKFYDGIIFHRVIKDFVIQGGDPDTKNAEAGKLYGEADAGYLVDAEFVDTIIHKKGVIAMAREGDDVNPEKKSSSSQFYIVVGKIFTNEQLDSLEIKLYNKKVSKFESKIFADLIKEKGDTLNNPKLIKEISKIVNTKVDSFKLATPIVKFNELQRKTYTTIGGIPHLDGNYTIFGEVIEGYDAVEKISLVERDENDRPLKDIKMKISLIN encoded by the coding sequence ATGAAAAGATTAGTCGCAATAGTTCTAATAGCTTTTCTTGCAAGCTGTTCAAAATACGATAAAAATTTTCATCACGCGAAAATAGAAACTGAATACGGAAATATCGTTGTAAAATTATACAATTCTACTCCTAATCACACAAATAATTTTGTTAAACTAGTTGACGAAAAGTTCTACGACGGAATTATTTTCCATAGGGTTATAAAAGACTTCGTTATACAGGGAGGCGATCCTGACACAAAGAACGCTGAAGCCGGAAAACTTTATGGTGAGGCTGATGCTGGTTACTTAGTGGATGCTGAATTTGTTGATACTATTATTCACAAGAAAGGTGTTATTGCTATGGCCCGCGAAGGGGATGATGTTAACCCAGAGAAGAAATCTTCAAGTTCACAATTCTATATTGTTGTTGGAAAGATATTTACAAACGAACAATTAGATTCTCTTGAAATTAAACTATATAATAAAAAGGTATCTAAGTTTGAGAGTAAAATTTTTGCTGATCTTATTAAGGAGAAAGGCGATACTTTGAATAATCCAAAGTTGATTAAAGAAATAAGCAAAATAGTAAATACCAAAGTTGATTCGTTTAAACTAGCAACACCAATTGTTAAGTTCAACGAACTTCAACGTAAAACATATACGACAATTGGAGGTATTCCTCATTTAGATGGAAACTACACAATTTTTGGTGAAGTTATTGAAGGCTACGATGCAGTAGAAAAAATATCATTAGTGGAACGCGATGAGAACGATAGGCCACTAAAAGACATTAAAATGAAAATTAGTTTAATTAACTAG
- the nadA gene encoding quinolinate synthase A translates to MNNSIVNNLGYVDENLDGSLNLVDEINKLRKEKNAVILAHYYQNPEIQDIADFVGDSLALSQKAAEVDAKIIVFAGVKFMAETAKILSPKSKVLLPDLNAGCSLAEGCKFDDFKKFIDLYPNHKVVTYVNTTADIKSLSYICCTSSNAVKVIKSIPLNEPIIFAPDRNLGNYLKALTKRDNMIVWDGACHVHDQFSLERILKLKEEYPNAKFIAHPESPKPILTIADFIGSTQDLLAFTEKDLSSEYIVATEVGILHQMVRSNPLKTFIPAPPNDSTCACNECSYMKLITLKKLYLTLKYELPEINVEKSLIDLARLPIERMLELK, encoded by the coding sequence ATGAATAATAGTATTGTTAATAACTTAGGTTATGTTGACGAAAATTTAGATGGTAGCCTAAATTTAGTTGATGAGATTAACAAACTGCGGAAGGAGAAGAATGCTGTTATTCTAGCTCACTACTATCAGAACCCAGAAATACAAGATATTGCTGATTTTGTTGGTGATAGTTTAGCTTTATCGCAAAAGGCTGCAGAAGTAGATGCTAAGATTATTGTTTTTGCTGGAGTAAAATTTATGGCCGAAACAGCAAAAATACTTTCGCCAAAAAGTAAAGTTCTTTTGCCGGATTTGAATGCGGGTTGTAGCCTTGCTGAAGGTTGCAAGTTTGATGATTTTAAAAAGTTTATTGATCTGTATCCTAACCATAAGGTTGTTACTTACGTAAATACAACTGCTGATATTAAGAGTTTATCGTATATCTGCTGTACATCGTCTAATGCAGTTAAGGTTATCAAAAGTATTCCTCTTAATGAACCAATAATTTTTGCTCCAGATAGAAATTTAGGTAATTACCTAAAAGCATTAACCAAACGAGATAATATGATTGTTTGGGATGGTGCTTGCCATGTACACGATCAGTTTTCTTTAGAAAGGATACTAAAGTTAAAGGAAGAGTATCCCAATGCAAAATTTATTGCTCATCCTGAGTCTCCTAAACCCATTCTTACAATTGCCGATTTTATAGGATCAACTCAGGATTTGCTAGCATTTACTGAAAAAGATCTCTCTTCTGAATATATAGTTGCCACAGAGGTTGGAATATTACATCAAATGGTTAGGTCTAATCCCTTAAAAACATTTATTCCTGCTCCACCAAACGATTCAACATGTGCTTGTAATGAGTGTTCATACATGAAATTAATAACTTTAAAAAAGTTATATTTGACACTCAAATATGAATTACCTGAAATCAATGTAGAAAAGAGTTTAATCGATTTAGCTAGGTTACCAATAGAAAGAATGCTTGAGTTGAAATGA